In a genomic window of Leptolyngbya sp. SIO1E4:
- the csx3 gene encoding CRISPR-associated protein Csx3 produces the protein MVKDIPISNVHLSLSDSQAIGELRYQILSISLISPDRLMTPEDLRSLMLPTGIDATGGVVISGRAPIWLYTYLVHELHPTAWVACYDPRLGAVVVTTHSRQVQTGQVIPLILSQGRPQLGPALLVVGPPDSGKSVLSHALFQALLPDFPEVFLQRAQWDGEGNWILELPDTATEDDREAFKLAYKGELTKAFYPYQAQVILQLRRQKPLVIVDVGGRVQPQKLPVLEACSHYLIISSQPDEVKKWHEFCRDRGNLRCVAVVASTLDKIEMIHRREPFLEMTCGPWVSGAFNRVPEVLLGEVRSLLT, from the coding sequence ATGGTGAAAGACATCCCTATCAGCAATGTTCATTTGAGTTTGAGTGATTCTCAAGCAATCGGGGAATTGCGCTATCAAATTCTGTCAATCTCGTTGATCAGTCCTGATCGGTTGATGACGCCGGAGGATTTGCGATCGCTGATGCTTCCGACAGGCATTGACGCTACAGGCGGAGTTGTGATTTCAGGGCGGGCTCCCATCTGGCTCTATACCTACCTGGTGCATGAGCTGCATCCCACTGCTTGGGTGGCTTGCTATGACCCTCGGTTGGGAGCCGTGGTGGTGACCACTCATTCTCGCCAAGTTCAAACAGGGCAAGTGATTCCGTTGATTTTGTCCCAGGGGCGTCCTCAACTCGGGCCTGCGCTGTTGGTGGTTGGCCCGCCCGATAGTGGCAAGTCCGTGTTGAGTCATGCCTTGTTCCAGGCGTTGCTCCCGGACTTCCCAGAAGTATTCCTGCAGCGAGCCCAGTGGGATGGTGAAGGCAACTGGATTTTGGAGCTGCCGGACACGGCAACTGAGGACGACCGTGAGGCGTTCAAGTTGGCTTACAAAGGAGAACTGACAAAGGCGTTTTATCCCTATCAAGCTCAGGTAATCTTGCAACTCCGTCGCCAGAAACCGTTGGTAATTGTCGATGTCGGGGGTCGGGTGCAACCGCAGAAATTACCGGTGTTAGAAGCCTGCTCTCATTACCTCATCATTAGCTCTCAACCAGATGAGGTTAAGAAATGGCACGAATTTTGTAGAGACCGGGGAAATCTTCGGTGTGTCGCAGTTGTGGCGAGTACCTTAGACAAGATCGAAATGATCCATCGGCGAGAGCCTTTCCTGGAGATGACTTGTGGGCCTTGGGTTTCAGGGGCATTTAATAGGGTGCCAGAGGTGTTGTTAGGTGAGGTGCGATCGCTTTTAACGTAA
- a CDS encoding TIGR03985 family CRISPR-associated protein yields MSESFDYLPTPAVLYGLSVGQLTSRWQRAVRLWWLLRSLYGREAAWQASLPMPFRYADLRAHLFASSHSPVEAASVETLRAGCRGSRCICQRSLRTLVLEPEPTLDWETWLAGMAQHTGLPETVWQDAGEMIPFAVGHRSIRDDLKALVELGWLKIAGRGQFGCIPAADWPSLPTMAASGPADSAGLSPAESWELLSTLEEIAFVQPNLSVLLDRLWQQATQSQPGTSWWEREPERRIFIHLDYILSSEMQEQVDTHQAMIEQLWRTGEGGIIQFDNWLARQEQVATVTVYPVCFHYARRAKYLSAYGVDPDGKIGWHNYRLDRIVSEQIRLLPWGDLEVPKELRAMRDRGELPTAAEVAAAIAEAWGFNFYLPKAWLLMRFPPKFARWYVDHTERHPTFKRVDYEELPKMISRWVPAAEQAAVLAIVQERSPGDTYYAGWVRVGDINVVMRLRDWRPNGEVIAPWVLRQQMAAEAKQEMAMYQKAEARN; encoded by the coding sequence ATGTCAGAGAGTTTTGACTATCTACCAACACCGGCTGTTTTGTATGGCCTCAGCGTTGGGCAGTTAACGAGTCGCTGGCAGCGGGCAGTCCGTCTTTGGTGGCTGCTGCGATCGCTCTATGGTCGTGAAGCTGCTTGGCAAGCGAGCCTGCCGATGCCTTTCCGATATGCCGATTTAAGAGCCCATTTATTTGCATCAAGCCATAGCCCAGTAGAGGCCGCTTCGGTCGAAACGTTGAGGGCAGGGTGTCGAGGCAGCCGATGTATTTGTCAGCGATCGCTGCGGACGTTGGTTTTAGAACCTGAACCGACGCTGGATTGGGAGACTTGGCTAGCGGGGATGGCGCAACATACAGGGTTGCCCGAAACGGTTTGGCAAGACGCTGGGGAAATGATCCCGTTTGCGGTTGGACACCGCTCCATTCGAGATGACTTGAAAGCATTGGTTGAGCTGGGCTGGCTAAAAATTGCTGGTCGAGGCCAGTTTGGTTGTATCCCTGCTGCCGATTGGCCAAGCCTTCCAACGATGGCAGCGAGTGGGCCAGCTGACAGCGCCGGACTCTCCCCCGCAGAATCCTGGGAGTTATTGTCAACCCTAGAAGAAATCGCTTTTGTGCAGCCTAATTTAAGTGTATTGCTGGATCGGCTTTGGCAGCAGGCAACCCAGTCGCAACCGGGCACTTCCTGGTGGGAAAGAGAGCCTGAACGGCGTATCTTTATTCACTTGGATTACATCCTGTCATCGGAGATGCAGGAGCAAGTGGATACCCATCAAGCCATGATTGAACAACTGTGGCGTACCGGTGAGGGAGGCATCATCCAGTTTGATAATTGGTTGGCCCGTCAGGAGCAGGTTGCCACCGTGACGGTGTATCCGGTGTGTTTTCACTATGCTCGACGGGCTAAGTATCTCAGTGCTTACGGCGTTGACCCCGATGGCAAAATCGGCTGGCACAACTATCGCTTAGATCGCATTGTCTCAGAGCAAATCAGGCTGCTTCCTTGGGGAGATCTAGAGGTGCCCAAGGAACTGAGGGCGATGCGCGATCGCGGTGAGTTGCCAACAGCGGCAGAGGTGGCAGCGGCGATCGCAGAGGCGTGGGGCTTTAATTTCTATTTGCCAAAGGCGTGGCTATTGATGCGGTTTCCGCCCAAATTTGCGCGTTGGTATGTAGACCATACTGAGCGGCATCCCACATTTAAACGGGTGGACTATGAGGAATTGCCGAAGATGATTTCGCGATGGGTGCCAGCGGCAGAACAGGCAGCAGTGTTGGCGATCGTGCAAGAACGTTCTCCAGGAGATACCTACTATGCAGGTTGGGTGCGGGTGGGAGACATCAATGTAGTGATGCGCTTACGAGACTGGCGTCCGAATGGGGAGGTGATTGCACCCTGGGTGTTGCGGCAGCAGATGGCAGCGGAGGCAAAGCAAGAGATGGCAATGTACCAAAAGGCAGAAGCTAGAAACTAG
- the cas10 gene encoding type III-B CRISPR-associated protein Cas10/Cmr2 has translation MREALQVGKQVPEKVRSYVEQVQKLDKLDYPKTLEALKTLQADNQTLWNAKIGLAYGGATKIKQYVFEAPKLQDIRGASALLDRINLIDLPAFFHGEESERFEQCQQFPEYCQQVRDDWLELEQNFQGLSQALIPELIIYSTGGNILAFCPVAYVQVLADAIEKRYTHETLIANSCAVGQPFRFLELKFGLLKNPIDQTPWLEWYRENANHYLVEASFGKATENLTNQFKERKSFNELVRQLAVRFNQRRSGDDRFSSERSSRRYPPMFEAHPYGRRDTNEKRSAVRQIDSLPNQPWFSDVEARKRISGQKAKRDNQNTSWYDANTRHWLGWEPGEFQSWVTRYERFLGKHPALSAQYNPQNRQLQENKKEARSLREIGNASQGFVAYIYADGNSMGQYIQTIKTAEAYKAFSEAVSIATEHAVYYALAEHLAPHRLHGLEDPDNKHRNGDWIHPFEILTIGGDDVMLMVPANKALAIAKTLSEQFENLLMAQNSEFSEPQQFSRESLKVIHRYHPANAAKPIACQLSMSAGVLITAQDTPIYYAEDLTNQLLKSAKKHAKKLKKEYGYLGGTIDFLVMKAVTMLSSQVSEFRKSGLEFGERPKLKLYSAPYTLHEIGGLLETAEALKQAEFPRSQLYQIRDLLQRGKRTAMLNYRYFWSRLSNKDAKAELKEKFEDAWCQAKTNDGNLVPWSFVTPTEEERRSPDYVPTYETIWRELIDLYPFIDEVTARSESETSASLEV, from the coding sequence ATGCGAGAAGCGCTTCAAGTGGGTAAGCAAGTCCCGGAAAAAGTGCGATCGTATGTCGAGCAAGTTCAGAAACTCGACAAATTAGATTATCCCAAAACCTTGGAAGCGCTGAAAACGCTGCAGGCTGACAATCAGACTCTCTGGAATGCCAAGATTGGCCTTGCCTATGGTGGGGCGACCAAGATTAAGCAGTATGTGTTTGAAGCCCCAAAGCTTCAAGACATTCGAGGTGCATCGGCGCTGCTGGATCGCATCAACCTCATTGATTTGCCTGCCTTTTTTCATGGAGAAGAATCAGAACGCTTTGAACAGTGTCAGCAGTTTCCAGAGTATTGCCAACAGGTTAGAGATGACTGGTTAGAACTGGAACAAAACTTCCAAGGGCTTTCTCAAGCATTAATTCCCGAATTGATCATCTACTCGACAGGCGGCAATATCTTGGCATTTTGTCCGGTTGCCTATGTTCAGGTTCTGGCTGATGCCATTGAGAAACGCTACACCCACGAGACCTTAATTGCCAACTCCTGTGCTGTTGGTCAACCCTTTCGTTTTCTAGAACTGAAATTTGGATTACTGAAAAATCCTATTGACCAAACACCCTGGCTGGAGTGGTATCGAGAAAATGCCAATCACTACCTGGTAGAAGCTAGCTTTGGCAAAGCCACCGAGAATTTGACAAATCAATTCAAGGAACGCAAGAGCTTCAATGAACTGGTGCGTCAGCTAGCGGTGCGATTTAATCAACGACGCAGTGGTGACGATCGCTTTTCTAGTGAACGCTCTAGCCGCCGCTATCCTCCCATGTTTGAGGCCCACCCTTACGGGCGACGGGATACTAACGAGAAACGGTCAGCGGTTCGTCAAATTGACTCCCTCCCTAATCAACCCTGGTTCTCGGATGTAGAAGCTCGCAAACGAATCTCTGGGCAAAAGGCAAAGCGAGACAATCAGAATACTTCCTGGTATGACGCTAATACAAGACATTGGCTTGGTTGGGAGCCTGGAGAATTTCAAAGCTGGGTGACTCGGTATGAGCGCTTTCTAGGCAAACATCCAGCTCTATCGGCACAATACAATCCTCAAAATCGGCAATTACAAGAGAATAAGAAAGAAGCGCGATCGCTGCGGGAAATCGGCAACGCGAGCCAGGGCTTTGTGGCTTATATCTATGCCGATGGCAACAGTATGGGTCAATACATCCAAACCATTAAAACGGCTGAAGCATATAAAGCATTCAGTGAAGCCGTTTCAATTGCCACCGAGCATGCTGTTTATTACGCGCTTGCAGAGCATCTTGCACCCCATCGGTTACATGGCCTTGAGGATCCAGACAATAAACATCGTAATGGTGATTGGATTCATCCCTTTGAGATTCTGACTATTGGTGGGGATGACGTGATGCTGATGGTGCCAGCGAACAAAGCATTGGCGATCGCAAAAACTCTGAGCGAGCAATTTGAAAACTTGTTGATGGCACAGAATTCTGAGTTCAGTGAACCACAGCAATTTTCTCGGGAGTCCTTAAAAGTCATTCACCGATATCATCCTGCAAATGCCGCCAAACCGATTGCCTGCCAACTTAGCATGTCAGCTGGGGTTCTCATCACCGCCCAAGATACGCCGATCTACTACGCCGAAGACCTAACAAACCAGCTACTCAAGTCTGCTAAAAAACATGCCAAAAAACTGAAAAAAGAGTACGGCTACTTGGGTGGCACGATTGATTTCTTGGTGATGAAAGCAGTCACCATGTTGTCCTCGCAAGTGAGTGAGTTCAGAAAATCAGGGTTGGAGTTCGGGGAGAGACCCAAGTTAAAGCTCTACAGTGCTCCCTACACGCTACATGAGATAGGGGGATTGCTGGAAACAGCGGAAGCGCTCAAGCAGGCAGAATTTCCGCGATCGCAACTTTATCAGATTCGTGACTTACTACAACGCGGCAAGCGTACCGCTATGCTCAACTATCGTTACTTTTGGTCGCGGCTGAGTAACAAGGACGCCAAGGCAGAGCTCAAGGAAAAATTTGAAGATGCCTGGTGCCAGGCCAAAACAAACGACGGCAACTTGGTGCCTTGGAGCTTTGTAACCCCAACCGAAGAAGAACGTCGAAGCCCTGATTACGTCCCAACCTACGAGACGATTTGGCGGGAATTGATTGACCTGTATCCCTTCATTGATGAGGTAACAGCTCGCTCCGAGTCAGAAACTTCAGCCTCTTTGGAGGTGTAG
- a CDS encoding ABC transporter ATP-binding protein encodes MLRQTLTRWGHACRRKWRTVQNSLAIYRYCGRAIQLVWATDWRLTLTLAALTLVAGLLPGAVAYFGKLIVDAVVQAAQSGKIADRNTTLTYLAIEAGLVASLAGARQGLSLCTSLLRVLLGQTVNVLILEKAQTLSLDYFEDSEFYDKMTRARREASSRPLSMVNRTFGLIQNGLSLLTYGGLLLQFSGWTVAILMGATIPAFVAETRFAGAAFRLFKWRSPETRQQTYLEVLLGREDYVKEVKLFQLGPMLLQRYQAIFQRLYGEDRDLTVRRSAWSYGLGLISTAGFYGAYGWIVLAAIANRISLGDLTMYLTVFRQGQQTFASVLSAIGGMYEDGLYLSNLYEFLEQPVLQEIGYARSGILPEDGLRFERVSFTYPGSTRAALSEVSFHLKPGKKLAIVGENGSGKTTLIKLLTRLYTPTQGRILLDGRDLREWDIDRLRQRIGVIFQDFVRYQFKVGENIGVGNVHQLDAIDQWERAAQKGTATPFIQSLPEGFQTQLGRWFKGGQELSGGQWQKIALSRAFMRTDADILVLDEPTSAMDAEAETKIFDQFRAATENQMAILISHRFSTVRRADEILLLSGGRRVEYGTHEELLAQRGRYAQLFNMQAAGYR; translated from the coding sequence ATGTTGAGACAAACACTGACACGGTGGGGACACGCCTGCAGGAGAAAATGGCGGACAGTTCAAAATTCCCTGGCTATTTATCGCTATTGCGGACGGGCTATACAGCTCGTCTGGGCAACGGATTGGCGGCTAACCTTAACCCTGGCCGCCCTGACGCTGGTGGCCGGGCTGTTGCCCGGAGCCGTCGCCTATTTTGGAAAATTGATTGTTGATGCAGTGGTACAGGCTGCTCAATCTGGCAAGATTGCCGATCGCAACACCACCCTGACGTATCTAGCCATTGAGGCGGGGTTGGTAGCCAGTTTGGCCGGGGCACGGCAGGGGCTAAGCTTATGCACCTCGCTACTCCGAGTGCTTTTGGGGCAAACGGTCAACGTCCTGATTTTAGAAAAGGCCCAGACCCTGTCTCTCGATTATTTCGAAGATTCAGAATTCTACGACAAGATGACCCGGGCTCGACGCGAAGCCTCTAGCCGACCGCTGAGTATGGTTAACCGTACCTTTGGCTTGATTCAGAACGGGTTGTCACTGCTAACCTATGGCGGGTTGCTGCTGCAATTTTCTGGCTGGACTGTGGCAATTTTAATGGGGGCGACCATTCCAGCCTTTGTGGCCGAAACTCGATTCGCCGGGGCCGCCTTCCGGTTATTCAAATGGCGATCGCCCGAAACCCGGCAGCAGACATACCTCGAAGTTTTGCTCGGCCGTGAAGATTATGTCAAAGAGGTGAAGCTCTTTCAGCTTGGCCCCATGCTCCTGCAGCGCTATCAAGCCATTTTCCAGCGTTTGTATGGGGAAGACCGAGACCTGACGGTGCGGCGCAGCGCTTGGAGCTATGGGCTCGGGCTCATCAGCACCGCAGGATTCTATGGTGCCTATGGCTGGATTGTGCTGGCCGCGATCGCCAATCGCATTTCCCTTGGCGATTTAACCATGTATCTCACCGTATTTCGGCAAGGACAGCAGACCTTTGCCTCCGTTTTAAGTGCGATCGGCGGCATGTATGAAGATGGCCTCTATCTGTCGAATCTGTATGAGTTTCTAGAGCAGCCCGTCCTGCAGGAAATCGGGTATGCCCGTTCAGGGATTTTACCTGAGGATGGTCTCCGGTTTGAGCGAGTGTCTTTTACCTACCCCGGTTCAACCCGCGCAGCTCTCTCAGAGGTTTCTTTTCACTTAAAACCGGGCAAAAAGCTGGCGATCGTGGGTGAAAATGGCTCCGGCAAAACCACTTTAATTAAGCTACTAACCCGACTGTATACGCCCACGCAAGGGCGTATTTTGCTTGACGGACGAGACCTACGCGAATGGGATATTGACCGATTGCGACAGCGCATCGGCGTGATTTTCCAAGACTTTGTTCGGTATCAGTTCAAAGTGGGCGAAAACATTGGGGTCGGCAATGTGCACCAACTAGATGCGATCGATCAGTGGGAACGAGCAGCACAAAAAGGCACCGCCACCCCGTTCATTCAATCCTTGCCAGAGGGTTTTCAGACCCAACTTGGGCGCTGGTTCAAAGGCGGGCAAGAACTCTCCGGTGGGCAGTGGCAAAAAATTGCCCTCTCCCGCGCCTTTATGCGCACGGATGCCGACATTTTGGTGCTAGACGAACCGACCTCGGCCATGGATGCTGAAGCTGAAACCAAAATTTTTGATCAGTTCCGTGCCGCCACCGAAAATCAAATGGCCATCTTGATCTCCCATCGCTTTTCAACAGTGCGAAGGGCGGATGAAATTCTGCTTCTCTCTGGCGGCAGGCGGGTAGAGTATGGCACCCATGAAGAACTGCTGGCCCAACGAGGACGGTACGCCCAACTCTTTAATATGCAGGCGGCTGGCTATCGATAG